In Natrinema pellirubrum DSM 15624, the following proteins share a genomic window:
- a CDS encoding orc1/cdc6 family replication initiation protein: MRRFERKQNIFRNKDALGESYQPDQIEERDEEIEEYMDALQPVVDGWEPNNIFLYGNTGVGKTAVTDYLLDRLQDDVADYDDVDLSVISVNCKTLNSSYQVAVELVNKLRPAGGEISSTGYPQQTVFKKLYGELEAIGGTILIVLDEVDSIGDRDELLYELPRARANNNLDSTKVGVIGISNDFKFRDQLDPRVQDTLCERELQFPPYDAPELENILESRAEIAIAEGAVEQGVLNFCAALAARDSGSARQALDLLRLAGEIAENREADLIERDHVEAARSRLEQERVEEGMRELTTHGRLALLAVISKAAKDETPSRTREIYEEYTALCDSSGTDSLAQRSVHNHLSDLRMLGILSAYENRSGSRGNYYSYELDVPFTSAIEAMSDVLRLESEIETIREIASMNNVA, from the coding sequence ATGCGTCGATTCGAGCGGAAGCAGAACATCTTCCGCAACAAAGACGCCCTTGGAGAATCCTACCAACCCGACCAAATCGAGGAGCGAGATGAGGAGATCGAGGAGTACATGGACGCCCTCCAACCCGTCGTTGACGGTTGGGAACCGAACAACATTTTCCTCTACGGGAATACCGGCGTCGGGAAGACCGCCGTCACCGACTACCTTCTCGACAGACTCCAGGACGATGTCGCTGACTACGATGACGTTGACCTGTCGGTTATATCGGTGAATTGCAAGACACTGAATTCCTCTTATCAAGTCGCCGTAGAACTCGTGAACAAGCTTCGTCCTGCTGGCGGTGAAATCAGTTCTACTGGTTATCCCCAACAAACTGTCTTCAAGAAACTGTACGGGGAACTCGAGGCAATCGGTGGGACGATTCTGATCGTCTTGGACGAGGTCGACTCGATTGGTGATCGAGACGAATTGCTGTACGAACTTCCACGAGCTCGGGCGAACAACAACCTCGACTCGACGAAAGTCGGTGTAATCGGAATCAGTAACGACTTCAAATTCCGCGATCAGCTGGATCCTCGCGTTCAAGACACACTCTGTGAACGGGAACTGCAGTTCCCACCATATGATGCGCCTGAGCTGGAGAACATTCTCGAGTCCCGTGCCGAAATCGCAATCGCCGAGGGTGCCGTTGAGCAGGGTGTGTTGAACTTCTGTGCGGCTCTCGCTGCTCGCGACAGTGGAAGTGCCCGACAAGCGCTTGACCTCCTTCGATTAGCGGGCGAGATTGCGGAAAATCGCGAAGCGGATCTCATCGAGCGTGACCACGTTGAGGCAGCACGATCTCGTCTGGAACAGGAACGTGTGGAGGAAGGAATGCGAGAACTGACGACGCACGGGCGTCTCGCACTGTTAGCCGTTATCTCGAAAGCCGCCAAGGACGAGACGCCATCCCGAACGCGGGAGATCTACGAGGAATACACCGCACTCTGTGATTCCTCTGGGACCGACTCGCTCGCCCAACGATCCGTGCATAATCATCTGTCCGATCTTCGGATGCTCGGGATTCTGTCGGCCTACGAGAACCGGAGCGGTTCTCGTGGGAACTACTACAGCTATGAACTGGACGTTCCGTTCACAAGTGCGATTGAAGCGATGTCCGACGTTCTGCGGTTAGAAAGCGAAATAGAGACGATCCGAGAAATCGCGTCGATGAACAACGTCGCATAG
- a CDS encoding RNA-guided endonuclease InsQ/TnpB family protein — MEYRRTAVIKLDTPEGADASLRETVEQFKHCANTASEWCWHGDDGYHVTSKAKAEHALYDQLRDETDLTANLVQKGIRRAVEAVKSGVERLKRGENTSKPHFSADSAVYDKRSATFHRDHVSLSTVDGRIECDYILPDSSETPPTKYVSDEAFEFRMAHLQYRDGDWYLHASMRKVEADEESSKSESKHRTVLGVDLGVNNLAVASTGRFWSADEFNHWRREYEKRRGSLQQCDSRYAHENIESVGQKEYGRFEIYLHTVANELIEEAVENSCSHIVFEDLTHIRENIPEATWQHIWAFRRLYEYVEYKAKEHSVEAVQVDPRNTSNRCSTCGFTHDDNRNEESFKCQQCGYENHADYNAAKNIGLQYLRRRQNAGDGGAPVDVRLNRGTLNVSGEYVPPASVEA; from the coding sequence GTGGAGTACCGCCGTACCGCCGTCATCAAACTCGACACTCCCGAAGGGGCGGACGCCTCTCTTCGAGAGACGGTCGAGCAGTTCAAACACTGCGCCAACACCGCATCGGAGTGGTGCTGGCACGGCGACGACGGATACCACGTCACCTCGAAAGCCAAAGCCGAACACGCCCTCTATGACCAACTCCGCGACGAAACCGACCTTACCGCCAACCTCGTTCAGAAAGGGATTCGTAGAGCGGTTGAAGCCGTCAAAAGTGGCGTCGAACGCCTCAAACGTGGTGAGAACACGTCGAAACCACACTTTTCGGCAGACAGCGCAGTTTACGACAAGCGGAGTGCGACGTTCCACCGAGATCATGTTTCCCTTTCAACCGTAGACGGGCGCATTGAGTGCGACTACATCCTCCCTGACAGCTCGGAGACACCACCCACGAAGTACGTTTCTGACGAGGCCTTCGAGTTTCGGATGGCACACTTGCAGTACCGCGATGGTGACTGGTACCTCCACGCCTCGATGCGGAAAGTCGAAGCAGACGAGGAATCGTCTAAATCCGAATCCAAGCACAGAACAGTCCTTGGTGTGGATTTAGGCGTCAACAACCTTGCCGTCGCTTCGACTGGGCGGTTCTGGTCGGCAGACGAGTTCAACCACTGGCGCAGAGAATACGAGAAGCGTCGTGGGTCGCTTCAGCAGTGTGACTCTCGGTACGCCCACGAGAACATCGAGAGCGTTGGACAGAAAGAGTACGGACGCTTCGAAATATACTTGCACACGGTGGCGAACGAACTTATCGAAGAGGCCGTTGAGAACAGCTGCTCGCATATTGTGTTCGAGGATTTGACCCACATCCGAGAGAACATTCCTGAAGCGACGTGGCAACACATCTGGGCGTTTCGACGCCTCTACGAGTACGTTGAATACAAGGCCAAAGAACACAGCGTCGAAGCTGTACAGGTAGACCCGCGTAACACGTCGAATCGGTGTTCGACGTGTGGGTTTACCCACGACGATAACCGGAACGAGGAGTCGTTCAAGTGTCAGCAGTGCGGTTATGAGAACCACGCCGACTACAACGCTGCGAAAAACATCGGTTTACAGTATCTCCGACGTCGGCAAAACGCAGGCGACGGAGGCGCACCCGTAGATGTGCGCTTGAATCGCGGGACGTTGAACGTGAGTGGGGAGTACGTGCCCCCTGCTTCGGTTGAGGCATAG
- a CDS encoding transcription initiation factor IIB yields MSNNASEKTVSDVQSTTTEERGHEPTVEHEPSRRSACPECEGQVITEDEQSFCTDCGLIVADEWVDLSPTLNDLGLVGDADQSIETVDPLRTDKGLHTKIGRSTDGHGNPLSNEQWEKVQRLRKWHKRMQFGEKRKRTKRLNEGLRDVEMIGGNLNLPDHVVKMAAQFLRSASEARLPGGRMAWEALAGGAVLLAARASSVDRDEIDVAVATHTKAPHERVCAAARKIRCECGFDAPLIRPNAVMKVVDALDDDAIPGARAVRTWRLAQHLMQLGDQVPVGPGTPRCTVAASALYAADRLLSRKHLTQEQVAAAASTIVPTSRNRIARYSRELVDAYEAEHGTDDPGVGLEEERDTLR; encoded by the coding sequence TTGAGTAACAACGCGAGCGAAAAGACGGTTTCGGACGTACAGAGTACGACCACCGAAGAACGCGGTCACGAGCCGACGGTCGAACACGAACCGTCGAGGCGGTCGGCCTGTCCCGAGTGTGAGGGCCAGGTGATCACCGAAGACGAGCAGTCGTTCTGCACGGACTGCGGGCTGATCGTCGCCGACGAGTGGGTGGACCTGAGCCCGACGCTGAACGACCTGGGCCTGGTCGGGGATGCCGACCAGAGCATCGAGACAGTGGACCCACTCCGGACGGACAAGGGCCTCCACACGAAAATCGGAAGGAGCACTGATGGGCACGGCAATCCCCTGAGCAACGAGCAGTGGGAGAAGGTCCAGCGCCTCCGGAAGTGGCACAAGCGGATGCAGTTCGGCGAGAAGCGCAAGCGGACGAAGCGGCTCAACGAGGGGCTGCGGGACGTCGAGATGATCGGCGGCAACCTGAACTTGCCGGACCACGTCGTCAAGATGGCGGCACAGTTCCTCCGGAGCGCCTCGGAAGCGCGGCTACCGGGTGGGCGGATGGCCTGGGAGGCACTCGCCGGCGGCGCCGTCCTCCTGGCCGCGCGAGCCTCATCGGTCGACCGGGACGAGATCGACGTCGCGGTCGCGACGCACACCAAAGCGCCCCACGAGCGGGTGTGCGCTGCGGCGCGGAAGATCCGGTGTGAATGCGGGTTCGACGCGCCACTCATCAGACCCAACGCCGTGATGAAGGTCGTCGACGCGCTCGATGACGACGCCATCCCCGGGGCGCGAGCCGTGCGGACGTGGCGGCTGGCTCAACACCTGATGCAACTCGGTGACCAGGTGCCGGTCGGGCCAGGAACGCCACGGTGCACCGTCGCGGCGTCGGCGCTGTACGCGGCGGATCGGCTGCTCTCGCGCAAGCACCTCACCCAAGAGCAGGTCGCCGCGGCGGCGAGCACGATCGTGCCGACGTCCCGAAACCGGATCGCGCGGTACAGTCGGGAGCTCGTCGACGCCTACGAAGCCGAACACGGCACCGACGACCCGGGTGTCGGGCTCGAAGAAGAACGGGACACCCTCCGCTGA